In Brevibacillus brevis NBRC 100599, a single genomic region encodes these proteins:
- a CDS encoding DMT family transporter — translation MNQSLEKPLFPPYLALLIGVIAISSSAIFVKLSDAPAPIIATYRLIFSVLLTLPFLFWNRGALAEIGEMSKKVWLLCILSGTFLASHFLLWFESLNYTSVASSTVLVTLQPLFAFIGGYFFFGEKVRFLALTGGFLAIAGSFVIGWGDFQVGGMALWGDFLALMGAVTVTGYWLVGQYVRQHMSSFAYTLVVYTATSVILVSYDLALGYSLVGYPAADWGWFFCLALFPTLLGHSIFNWIIKWLNTTTISMGILGEPIGTAILAYFILGEVVTPPQWIGGLIIIAGIYVFIRFNQPAKGVSSIEQATGEAQKLA, via the coding sequence ATGAATCAATCTTTGGAAAAACCGTTATTTCCTCCGTATTTGGCTCTCTTAATCGGGGTGATCGCCATTTCCTCTTCTGCGATTTTTGTAAAGCTATCGGATGCACCTGCTCCGATTATTGCTACGTATCGCCTGATTTTTTCCGTTCTATTAACGCTTCCTTTTTTATTTTGGAATCGTGGTGCCCTCGCAGAGATTGGAGAAATGTCCAAGAAAGTGTGGCTACTCTGTATTTTATCGGGAACCTTTTTGGCAAGCCATTTTCTGTTGTGGTTTGAATCACTGAACTACACATCTGTAGCCAGTTCTACTGTGCTCGTAACGTTACAGCCATTATTTGCCTTCATTGGCGGCTACTTCTTTTTTGGTGAAAAAGTTCGATTTCTTGCTCTAACCGGCGGCTTTCTGGCTATTGCAGGTAGCTTTGTGATTGGCTGGGGAGATTTTCAAGTAGGCGGCATGGCTCTGTGGGGGGATTTCCTCGCATTGATGGGAGCTGTCACCGTGACGGGCTACTGGCTGGTCGGGCAGTACGTTCGCCAGCATATGTCTTCCTTTGCCTATACACTCGTCGTCTATACGGCAACCAGCGTGATTCTCGTCTCCTATGATCTGGCTCTCGGGTATTCGCTCGTCGGTTACCCTGCGGCGGATTGGGGCTGGTTCTTCTGTCTCGCCCTGTTCCCGACCTTGCTTGGACATTCTATTTTTAACTGGATCATTAAATGGCTCAATACGACGACGATCTCCATGGGGATTTTGGGAGAACCGATCGGGACTGCGATTCTCGCTTACTTCATCTTGGGTGAAGTGGTAACGCCTCCGCAATGGATCGGCGGCTTGATCATTATCGCCGGTATTTATGTGTTCATTCGTTTTAACCAACCTGCTAAAGGAGTGTCCTCCATTGAACAAGCAACCGGAGAAGCGCAAAAGCTTGCGTGA
- the nrdR gene encoding transcriptional regulator NrdR produces the protein MRCPFCEYNGTRVLDSRPFNHNKSIRRRRECEACERRFTTFEMVEETPLLIVKKDGTREEFSRDKILRGLVRACEKRPVPLEVLENVVNDIEKELRSCGQAEIPSNDVGEKVMERLYHVDEVAYVRFASVYRQFKDINVFMKELEELLAQARNSSFPKE, from the coding sequence ATGCGTTGTCCATTTTGCGAATATAATGGGACTAGAGTCCTGGATTCACGTCCTTTCAATCATAATAAATCCATTCGTCGCCGCCGTGAGTGCGAAGCCTGCGAGCGCCGTTTTACTACCTTTGAAATGGTAGAAGAAACACCTTTGTTAATTGTGAAAAAGGACGGAACACGCGAGGAATTCAGTCGAGACAAGATATTGCGCGGGTTGGTGCGTGCTTGCGAAAAGCGTCCCGTCCCGTTGGAAGTGCTTGAAAATGTAGTGAACGACATTGAAAAAGAATTACGCAGTTGCGGACAAGCAGAGATCCCGAGCAATGACGTTGGGGAGAAGGTCATGGAGCGTTTATACCATGTTGATGAGGTCGCCTATGTGCGCTTCGCCTCTGTATACCGTCAATTCAAAGATATCAATGTATTTATGAAAGAGCTGGAGGAGCTATTGGCTCAAGCGCGAAACAGCTCGTTTCCGAAAGAATAG
- the coaE gene encoding dephospho-CoA kinase (Dephospho-CoA kinase (CoaE) performs the final step in coenzyme A biosynthesis.) → MGMILGLTGGIATGKSTVTGMLRERGIPVIDADQIAREVVEPGKLAYEAIVRHFGREILLEDGQIDRKKLGEIVFSDESERQKLNAIVHPEVRRVMREEAESAEANGAEIVFMDIPLLYESKLTHMVEKIVVVYAPYEMQLARMLERDELEEEQARKRLRAQFPIDQKKQGADFLIDNSGSREETERQVEAVLAAIRSERQS, encoded by the coding sequence ATGGGCATGATACTAGGGTTAACAGGCGGAATTGCCACTGGGAAAAGCACGGTGACAGGTATGCTTCGAGAGCGTGGAATTCCTGTCATTGACGCTGACCAAATCGCCAGAGAGGTCGTAGAACCAGGTAAACTGGCCTATGAAGCGATCGTGCGCCATTTTGGAAGAGAAATCCTATTGGAAGATGGTCAAATTGATCGAAAAAAACTAGGTGAGATCGTGTTTTCGGACGAGTCCGAGCGTCAAAAGCTGAACGCCATCGTCCATCCCGAGGTACGCCGCGTCATGCGGGAAGAGGCCGAATCAGCGGAAGCGAATGGAGCCGAGATCGTCTTTATGGACATTCCTCTGCTGTATGAGAGCAAGCTTACGCATATGGTAGAAAAAATCGTGGTCGTCTATGCGCCCTACGAGATGCAACTGGCGAGAATGCTGGAGCGCGACGAATTGGAAGAAGAACAAGCACGAAAAAGACTGCGGGCACAGTTTCCTATTGATCAGAAGAAGCAGGGCGCAGACTTTTTGATCGATAATTCTGGTTCGCGTGAAGAAACCGAGCGTCAAGTGGAGGCTGTATTAGCCGCGATTCGATCGGAGCGTCAATCATGA
- a CDS encoding lytic transglycosylase domain-containing protein — translation MSFGKRAAWILLVLASVFLLLNTPVVWKWMYPIKYEQQIVTAALKYKVDPHLVLAIIRSESGFATDRVSKKGAVGLMQLMPETAQWIVNEAGFRPKDSQYLYDPVMNIEIGTWYLDFLLSRYDGDIVKVIAAYNAGPGKVNGWLASEQWNGTRDTVEDIPYGETRQYVQRVLYYHDRYKNIYDFQLR, via the coding sequence ATGAGTTTTGGCAAACGTGCAGCATGGATTCTGCTCGTTTTGGCGAGTGTATTTTTGCTGCTAAACACGCCAGTGGTGTGGAAATGGATGTACCCGATCAAATATGAGCAACAGATTGTGACGGCTGCACTGAAATATAAGGTGGACCCTCATTTGGTATTGGCCATCATTCGTTCCGAGAGTGGATTTGCGACAGATCGCGTTTCGAAAAAAGGTGCGGTCGGGCTCATGCAACTCATGCCGGAAACAGCGCAATGGATTGTCAATGAGGCAGGCTTCCGTCCAAAGGACAGTCAATACTTGTACGACCCTGTCATGAACATCGAGATTGGGACATGGTATCTCGATTTTTTGCTGTCCCGCTATGATGGCGATATCGTCAAAGTCATTGCCGCCTACAACGCCGGTCCGGGAAAAGTAAATGGATGGCTCGCGAGTGAGCAATGGAACGGAACTCGAGACACGGTTGAGGACATACCATATGGGGAGACCCGTCAATATGTCCAGCGAGTGCTCTATTATCATGATCGTTACAAAAATATATACGACTTTCAATTACGTTGA
- a CDS encoding N-acetylmuramoyl-L-alanine amidase family protein — MRNLQAFFRITTFMLILICIPTRSEALPLTPFHILIDVGHGGVDSGTSFGDLYEKDINLQIAKRLYQQLTAAGYTVALNRHKDVALSDDNRWLDNRSRHIRDLAQRKNLAKEIGPQMMLSLHVNWSPSPRRRGAIILHQNTEESYLLAGLLQNSLNKLSGSNEKPVKGKTYYMLRHNYCPSVIVEMGFISNAQDREMLTNPKAQEKIAQAITEAVSEYVKLSQNLKTEASVQESWWRKLMSSLLDKL, encoded by the coding sequence ATGAGAAACTTACAGGCTTTTTTCCGTATAACTACTTTCATGCTTATCCTCATCTGTATCCCGACGCGAAGTGAGGCATTGCCGCTCACCCCCTTTCATATTTTGATTGATGTTGGACATGGAGGTGTAGATTCGGGAACTTCATTTGGGGATTTGTACGAAAAAGACATCAATCTGCAAATTGCCAAACGACTTTACCAACAACTCACAGCTGCGGGTTACACCGTGGCTTTGAACCGCCACAAGGATGTTGCCCTGAGTGATGACAATCGTTGGTTGGACAACCGATCCCGCCATATACGTGACCTGGCTCAGCGCAAGAATTTGGCAAAAGAAATTGGCCCGCAGATGATGCTTAGCTTGCATGTAAACTGGTCACCGAGTCCTCGGCGCAGAGGAGCGATTATTTTGCATCAAAACACAGAAGAAAGCTACCTGTTGGCAGGGCTGCTGCAAAACTCGCTGAACAAGCTCTCAGGGTCCAACGAAAAGCCAGTCAAGGGCAAGACGTACTACATGCTCCGACATAACTACTGTCCGTCTGTCATCGTGGAGATGGGGTTTATCAGCAACGCGCAGGACCGCGAAATGTTAACGAATCCCAAAGCACAAGAAAAAATCGCTCAGGCCATTACAGAGGCCGTGAGCGAATACGTAAAGCTATCACAAAATCTGAAAACGGAGGCTAGTGTGCAGGAGAGCTGGTGGAGAAAATTAATGAGTAGTTTGCTGGATAAGCTTTGA
- the polA gene encoding DNA polymerase I, which translates to MSHFVLIDGNSVANRAFYALPLLSTSAGLHTNAVLGFTTMLLKVLEEMKPTHIMVAFDAGKVVFRHSEYAEYKGGRSKTPPELSEQFPLIRELLDAFSIKRFELEGYEADDIIGTLTKQADEQAWKTTVITGDKDMLQLVSEHVSVALTRKGVSEIEMYTPEEIHEKYGLKPLQIIDLKGLMGDSSDNIPGVPGVGEKTALKLLHEYGSVEQVLENIDKVSGKKLQENLRENVDKANMSKALATILREAPVELDVQETGFEGYDGLPVSEFFKKMEFKSLLSKIKVAQPEGGSGQADAKPFSFEMISEENKAAYESKLTSPMALYIEMDGENYHHAPFLGIGLATEDTVMFVPWDVAKEWKALCEWLADPAKEKWVFDGKRDTVGLAWHDFAIKGISFDVYLASYLLNAAESNPTLDSIAAQYAQTRVLSDEEVYGKGAKRLVPEMDVLSEHVAHKAAAIWQSVPVLREQLAENEMEKLLGELEAPLSMVLALMEKQGVKVNSERLVQMGEDLDKKLAGLTDQIYELAGGAFNINSPKQLGEILFDRLSLPVLKKTKTGPSTSADVLEKLAPYHPIIDAILTFRQLGKLRSTYIEGLTKEIHTKTSKVHTLYNQATTATGRLSSTDPNLQNIPIRMEEGRKIREAFIPSEDGWYMLAADYSQIELRILAHISQDENLIDAFQKGMDIHTRTAMDVFGVSEEEVTSLMRRQAKAVNFGIVYGISDYGLSQNLNITRKEAGDFIERYFDVFSGVKRWMDEIVQQAKADGHVTTLLNRRRYLPDIRSSNFNLRSFAERTAMNTPIQGTAADVIKLAMIRMQEALEEKGLASRMLLQVHDELVFEVPDNELEVMRKLVPEVMESALSLDVPLKVDVSDGRTWYDAK; encoded by the coding sequence TTGAGTCATTTTGTGTTGATTGATGGAAACAGTGTTGCGAACCGGGCGTTTTATGCGCTCCCTTTGTTGTCCACATCGGCAGGACTGCATACAAACGCAGTGCTGGGCTTTACGACTATGCTGTTAAAAGTGTTGGAGGAAATGAAGCCGACGCATATCATGGTTGCTTTTGACGCGGGAAAAGTCGTGTTTCGCCATAGCGAGTATGCCGAGTACAAAGGGGGACGCAGTAAAACTCCGCCGGAGCTGTCTGAACAGTTTCCACTGATTCGGGAGCTGTTGGATGCCTTCTCAATCAAACGCTTCGAGCTGGAAGGCTATGAGGCGGATGACATTATCGGTACGTTGACGAAGCAGGCAGATGAGCAAGCTTGGAAAACGACTGTCATTACCGGAGACAAAGATATGCTGCAGCTCGTGTCCGAGCATGTATCCGTTGCTTTGACGCGCAAGGGAGTTAGCGAAATCGAGATGTACACTCCGGAAGAAATTCACGAAAAGTACGGCCTTAAGCCGCTGCAAATAATTGATCTGAAAGGCTTGATGGGCGATTCGTCCGACAACATTCCAGGTGTTCCTGGTGTCGGGGAAAAAACAGCGCTGAAGCTGCTGCACGAATACGGTTCTGTTGAGCAAGTACTGGAAAATATCGATAAAGTATCAGGTAAAAAGCTGCAAGAGAACCTGCGTGAGAATGTAGACAAGGCGAACATGAGTAAAGCCTTGGCAACCATTTTGCGTGAAGCGCCTGTGGAGCTGGATGTACAAGAGACTGGCTTTGAAGGCTATGATGGCCTACCTGTGAGCGAGTTCTTTAAAAAGATGGAATTCAAATCGCTCTTGTCCAAGATCAAAGTGGCACAGCCAGAAGGTGGAAGCGGACAAGCAGACGCCAAGCCATTCTCATTTGAGATGATTTCAGAGGAAAACAAAGCGGCGTACGAGTCCAAGCTGACTTCGCCAATGGCTCTTTACATCGAAATGGACGGGGAAAACTATCATCATGCGCCTTTCCTCGGGATTGGACTGGCTACGGAAGATACGGTGATGTTTGTGCCGTGGGACGTAGCCAAGGAATGGAAGGCGCTCTGTGAGTGGCTGGCTGATCCGGCAAAGGAAAAGTGGGTATTTGACGGCAAGCGAGATACGGTTGGACTCGCTTGGCATGATTTTGCGATAAAAGGCATCAGCTTTGATGTGTACCTCGCTTCTTACCTGCTGAATGCGGCTGAGAGCAACCCGACCTTGGATAGCATTGCGGCACAATACGCTCAGACACGGGTATTGTCAGATGAAGAGGTGTACGGCAAGGGTGCCAAGCGTCTTGTTCCTGAAATGGACGTGCTGAGCGAGCATGTGGCACATAAAGCGGCAGCCATCTGGCAGAGCGTTCCAGTATTGCGCGAGCAGCTGGCGGAAAACGAAATGGAAAAGCTGCTCGGCGAATTGGAAGCACCACTGAGTATGGTATTGGCTCTCATGGAAAAGCAAGGCGTGAAAGTAAACAGTGAGCGTCTCGTGCAAATGGGGGAAGACTTGGATAAAAAGCTAGCGGGTCTGACTGATCAGATTTACGAGCTGGCGGGTGGGGCATTCAACATCAACTCGCCGAAGCAATTGGGTGAAATTTTGTTTGACCGCTTGTCTCTGCCTGTATTGAAAAAGACTAAAACCGGGCCTTCTACTAGTGCGGATGTATTGGAGAAGCTCGCCCCGTATCATCCGATCATCGATGCGATCCTGACCTTCCGTCAGCTCGGCAAGCTCCGTTCTACGTATATTGAAGGTTTGACCAAGGAAATTCATACGAAGACGAGCAAGGTGCATACGCTTTACAACCAAGCGACTACGGCGACAGGACGCCTGTCCAGCACAGACCCGAATCTGCAAAATATCCCGATCCGCATGGAAGAAGGACGCAAGATTCGCGAGGCGTTTATCCCGTCAGAGGATGGCTGGTACATGCTGGCGGCCGACTATTCCCAGATTGAGCTGCGGATTTTGGCCCATATTTCGCAAGACGAAAACTTGATTGACGCCTTCCAAAAAGGAATGGATATTCATACCCGCACCGCGATGGACGTCTTTGGTGTGAGTGAGGAAGAAGTGACTTCGCTGATGCGCCGTCAGGCCAAAGCGGTCAACTTCGGGATCGTATACGGCATCAGCGACTACGGTCTGTCGCAAAACCTCAATATTACCCGTAAAGAAGCTGGGGACTTCATTGAGCGTTACTTTGATGTCTTCTCTGGTGTGAAGCGCTGGATGGACGAGATCGTTCAGCAGGCGAAGGCGGATGGCCATGTGACGACCTTGTTGAACCGCCGCCGCTACCTGCCTGATATTCGCAGCAGCAACTTTAACCTGCGTTCGTTTGCCGAGCGTACCGCGATGAACACGCCGATCCAGGGGACTGCTGCCGATGTGATCAAGCTGGCGATGATTCGCATGCAGGAAGCGCTCGAGGAGAAAGGTCTCGCTAGCCGCATGCTTTTGCAGGTGCACGATGAGCTTGTATTTGAAGTGCCAGACAACGAGCTTGAGGTCATGCGCAAGCTGGTACCAGAAGTGATGGAGAGTGCGCTGTCCCTCGACGTGCCGCTCAAGGTGGACGTCAGTGACGGACGTACCTGGTACGATGCGAAGTAG
- the mutM gene encoding DNA-formamidopyrimidine glycosylase codes for MPELPEVETVVRTLRGLVMGKTIERVSVHLARIVRQPDDVEAFKSLLVGQTIQDIQRRAKFIQFFLNEDVLVSHLRMEGRYGVYQADDPVEKHTHVVFHFTDGTELRYRDVRQFGTMDLFPKGKETTIGPLAKLGVEPLDKSFTPEVLGKLLKGRSTKIKPLLLNQECIVGLGNIYVDESLFKAGIHPEKPAGKLTDKEVIRLHESIVSTLQEAVEQGGSSIKSYVNGQGEMGMFQQSLLVYGRKDEACTKCGAEIIRFVVGGRGTHICPDCQKNQ; via the coding sequence ATGCCAGAATTGCCGGAGGTAGAAACCGTCGTAAGGACTTTGCGTGGCTTGGTTATGGGAAAAACGATCGAGAGAGTAAGTGTTCATTTGGCGCGTATTGTACGTCAGCCAGATGACGTGGAAGCTTTCAAATCTCTCTTGGTGGGACAAACCATCCAGGATATCCAACGGCGGGCAAAATTCATTCAGTTTTTCTTAAACGAGGACGTGCTCGTGTCCCATCTGCGAATGGAAGGGCGCTATGGCGTGTATCAGGCGGATGATCCCGTTGAGAAGCATACCCATGTCGTCTTCCATTTTACGGACGGGACGGAGCTGCGTTATCGGGATGTTCGCCAGTTCGGGACGATGGATCTGTTCCCTAAGGGGAAGGAAACAACCATTGGACCTTTGGCAAAACTGGGGGTAGAACCGCTAGATAAGAGTTTTACTCCTGAAGTTTTGGGGAAATTGTTAAAAGGACGGTCAACAAAAATTAAGCCGCTTCTCCTAAACCAGGAATGTATTGTAGGGCTGGGGAATATTTATGTGGACGAGTCACTCTTTAAAGCAGGCATTCATCCGGAGAAACCAGCAGGAAAGCTGACAGATAAAGAAGTTATTCGACTGCACGAAAGCATCGTCTCCACTTTGCAAGAAGCGGTAGAACAAGGTGGTAGCTCCATCAAGTCGTATGTGAACGGACAGGGCGAGATGGGAATGTTCCAGCAATCTCTATTAGTGTATGGACGAAAAGATGAGGCGTGTACGAAGTGCGGAGCCGAAATCATTCGGTTTGTAGTCGGCGGCAGAGGGACGCATATTTGCCCGGACTGCCAAAAGAACCAGTAG
- a CDS encoding divergent polysaccharide deacetylase family protein: MNGRNLIPIVLTLLLSLGAIPVTANSTPAPAPVVKKLMAFVIDDFGNNMQGTEEILAMPVPLTVAVMPFMPSTKQDAELAHQKGHDVLVHMPMEPMKGKRSWLGPGAITADLSDDEIRSRVEKAIDDVPHAIGMNNHMGSKITADERIMRIIMKVVKERGLFYLDSKTTDKSVAAKVAAEMGVPHAVNQIFLDDVYSVPHITKQMELVCKKIHNHPLCIAIGHVGPPGKKTASLLRQYIPRIQKEAEFVTISKLIQQTTH, encoded by the coding sequence ATGAATGGGAGAAATTTGATTCCGATCGTGCTCACGCTTTTACTTTCCCTTGGGGCGATTCCAGTGACTGCTAACTCCACCCCAGCCCCTGCACCCGTCGTCAAAAAGCTGATGGCATTTGTCATTGATGATTTCGGGAACAACATGCAAGGGACGGAGGAAATATTAGCAATGCCAGTCCCTCTGACTGTTGCCGTCATGCCGTTTATGCCCAGCACAAAGCAGGATGCCGAGCTCGCTCATCAAAAAGGTCATGATGTACTCGTTCACATGCCGATGGAGCCAATGAAAGGAAAACGCTCCTGGCTCGGTCCTGGAGCCATTACGGCTGACCTGTCCGACGATGAGATTCGCAGTCGCGTGGAGAAAGCGATTGACGATGTGCCACATGCGATTGGCATGAATAACCATATGGGCTCAAAAATTACGGCTGACGAGCGAATCATGCGCATCATCATGAAGGTCGTCAAAGAACGGGGCCTTTTTTACCTGGACAGCAAGACTACCGATAAAAGCGTGGCGGCGAAAGTCGCAGCCGAAATGGGCGTCCCCCATGCAGTGAATCAAATTTTTCTGGATGACGTATACTCTGTCCCACATATTACGAAGCAGATGGAGCTCGTCTGCAAAAAAATCCATAACCATCCCCTATGTATCGCAATTGGTCATGTTGGACCTCCTGGCAAGAAAACAGCCTCCCTTCTGCGCCAGTACATCCCGCGAATTCAGAAGGAGGCCGAATTTGTAACCATTTCAAAGCTTATCCAGCAAACTACTCATTAA
- a CDS encoding HD-GYP domain-containing protein, which produces MRLVSLKHLQPGMKLGRTVFTEDGKVLLGTGMQLTERLISGLERTGVDSVYIDDARTNDIVVEEVIRPQTRQVAVEAIEKTIKQITNSNKLARKISLKEMGLHFQRAFSSILDDLMQNKQMVGHLTTISSHSPSLYHHSVNVAVLATAVGMSLGYNRTQLINLGIGAMLHDIGKVSLPEELLQKTERWTDEEKEIAKQHTMLGFNLLRKQHDISLLSAHVCLQHHERLNGSGYPQGLSGKQIHEFAQIVGLCDIYDSLTSPRPWRKRYMPQDAVEYLFGSGGTLFEHHLVSAFIKHIAIFPIGSSVVLNTGEVGVVSRVDPDYSHRPTVRVIKDGRGNDVPSPYDLDLKANIRLFIIGFEDDDLFNVNSLEDPPTSS; this is translated from the coding sequence ATGCGTTTAGTATCTTTAAAACACCTACAGCCTGGAATGAAATTGGGACGTACGGTCTTCACAGAAGATGGAAAGGTGCTGCTTGGAACCGGTATGCAATTAACGGAACGACTCATTTCCGGATTAGAGCGAACTGGTGTTGATTCGGTGTATATCGATGATGCCCGTACCAATGACATCGTTGTGGAAGAAGTGATTCGCCCACAAACCAGACAAGTAGCTGTGGAAGCCATCGAGAAGACGATCAAACAAATTACAAACTCAAACAAGCTGGCCCGGAAAATTTCCTTAAAAGAAATGGGCCTTCATTTTCAGCGTGCCTTTAGTTCTATCTTGGACGACCTGATGCAAAACAAGCAAATGGTTGGACATTTGACGACGATCTCTTCTCATTCGCCATCCTTATACCATCACTCCGTGAATGTGGCCGTACTGGCGACTGCTGTCGGCATGTCTCTAGGCTACAATCGCACACAGCTCATCAATTTGGGGATAGGGGCCATGCTGCACGATATCGGCAAAGTGAGCCTGCCTGAAGAGCTGTTGCAAAAAACAGAGCGTTGGACAGACGAAGAGAAGGAAATCGCCAAACAACACACGATGCTTGGCTTTAATTTGTTGCGAAAGCAGCATGACATCTCGCTTTTGTCAGCCCACGTCTGCTTGCAGCACCATGAACGGCTAAATGGAAGTGGCTATCCACAGGGATTATCCGGCAAGCAAATTCACGAATTCGCGCAAATCGTCGGTCTCTGCGATATTTATGATTCATTGACTTCCCCACGTCCATGGCGCAAGCGGTACATGCCACAGGATGCTGTGGAATACCTGTTTGGGTCTGGCGGTACGTTATTCGAGCACCATCTCGTAAGTGCCTTTATCAAGCACATTGCTATCTTCCCGATTGGTAGCAGCGTCGTTTTGAATACCGGAGAAGTCGGGGTAGTGAGTCGGGTTGATCCGGATTATTCGCATCGCCCTACTGTACGTGTGATAAAAGACGGCCGAGGAAACGACGTCCCTAGCCCTTATGACCTCGATCTCAAAGCGAACATCCGACTGTTTATTATCGGCTTTGAAGATGATGATCTATTTAACGTGAACTCATTAGAAGATCCTCCTACCTCATCGTAA
- a CDS encoding glyceraldehyde-3-phosphate dehydrogenase: MTIKIGINGFGRIGRMVFRRAIQDPNIEIVAINASYPAETLAHLLKYDTIHGRLQNKVEVQDNKIIVDGKATVVLSDRDPLKLPWGDLGVEIVVEATGKFNNREGAGKHLQSGAKKVVITAPAKEEDVTIVMGVNEGTYDHANHHIISNASCTTNCLAPVAKVLNDSFGIEQGLMTTIHSFTNDQVNLDNPHKDLRRARAASESIIPTTTGAARAVGIVLPELNGKLNGFSLRVPTPNVSVVDLVVNTKKPVTLDEVNRVLREASEGSMKGYLEFCDEPLVSSDFNGNDHSSIIDGLSTMVMGDNQVKVIAWYDNEWGYSCRVVDLVRHVSEQHNQAATREAAAVGVK, translated from the coding sequence ATGACAATTAAAATCGGTATTAATGGTTTCGGACGTATTGGCCGTATGGTATTCCGCCGCGCTATCCAGGACCCCAACATTGAAATCGTTGCAATCAACGCTAGCTATCCAGCGGAGACGCTTGCACATTTGTTGAAATATGACACGATCCACGGACGCCTGCAAAATAAAGTGGAAGTCCAAGACAACAAGATTATCGTAGATGGAAAAGCAACAGTTGTACTGTCTGACCGTGATCCGCTGAAGCTGCCTTGGGGTGACCTGGGAGTAGAGATCGTTGTAGAAGCTACAGGTAAGTTCAACAATCGCGAAGGCGCTGGCAAGCACCTGCAAAGCGGTGCGAAGAAAGTTGTGATTACAGCACCAGCGAAAGAAGAAGACGTGACAATCGTAATGGGTGTAAACGAAGGCACCTACGACCACGCCAATCACCACATTATCTCCAATGCTTCCTGCACAACCAACTGTCTCGCACCTGTGGCAAAAGTGCTCAACGATTCATTCGGTATCGAACAAGGTCTCATGACTACCATTCACTCGTTTACAAACGATCAGGTGAATCTCGACAATCCGCATAAAGACCTGCGTCGTGCACGTGCAGCTAGCGAGTCCATCATTCCAACGACGACAGGAGCTGCTCGTGCAGTAGGAATCGTTTTGCCAGAATTGAATGGCAAGCTGAACGGTTTTTCCTTGCGCGTACCAACTCCAAACGTTTCTGTAGTAGACTTGGTGGTCAATACGAAGAAGCCAGTTACATTGGACGAAGTAAACCGCGTCCTGCGTGAAGCGAGCGAAGGCAGCATGAAAGGCTACCTCGAGTTCTGCGACGAGCCGCTCGTATCCAGCGATTTCAATGGCAATGATCACTCCTCGATCATCGACGGTCTGTCTACGATGGTAATGGGAGACAATCAAGTAAAAGTCATTGCTTGGTACGATAATGAGTGGGGCTACTCCTGCCGTGTCGTAGACTTGGTTCGCCACGTATCCGAGCAGCACAATCAAGCTGCAACAAGAGAAGCTGCTGCTGTTGGTGTAAAATAA